The following coding sequences are from one Peromyscus eremicus chromosome X, PerEre_H2_v1, whole genome shotgun sequence window:
- the LOC131898783 gene encoding vigilin-like translates to MNFKTNSSPHQNSCVQEGNHDRSSDDVVDMSTHEHKVTEHLEKTNNPEETAKPSSTNIPQAEEVSNLTQAFHVLLEEENYLIQFGEGTLAKFYARITENTGVNLESSFVKEQGLYITVFGNPGSVIKAENEIFKWCQEQDLSLISKQEHCFVIDQTGKNTLNLEQEAKINTHIIRPHKQSKCVNRVDVNQAELKSSDGSQPTSAKSSKDDIQTLEMEKIFNSLTAEPNPKASGNIFKEKKGHVPFPLSNANETDTDINRRQLHVDQTDCCENEMTEKTIPVTEDVIMNFQGSCTIGLKRSFLEEILETAGGSTEHSPSESMFNYMTHYSEPDSSGEVVNEIDCNDNDNVVSSISAPSWLHRFIIGKKGENIAEITNSVPKVHIHFTAEGKIMLKGPIDDVNYAQEKFDIIVNDLLNRMECTEINGDSKFYKYLMGNNGEVLNRITEKNQVSISVFPENETNHSIRIEGESLGVHQAKRELLELANNLQEEHSQDIIIKHQFHHILIGQKGERVREICKKFPDVILNFPHPAEKSDVVQLIGPKHESEKCAQYLENMLTDIKENNFSVSIPVIKRLHKRIVGKGGSNIKKISEATNTEISFPPENCDSEEFIITGYPENCEIARNWILSIQQEIVDTAEEEISIPPNLYKYLTHPKECLINSIIEECGKVYLHFPKNKSGLHKVIIMGSVESVEKTKTKLLKLAEDEQAKSYSGTVHVKSQYHQFLVNKNGGNISKICEETGTCVILPNLKNKDQESITITGTEEAVKEVQKRLEVLVKDLENEVEDYLIINRKFHHYFVMRRGQLLREMAEEYGGVVITFSYAGKQSTRVTMRGAKACVEAAKKHIQDIFEPLGSHVTTRYVIPQKFQPFLMGPICSRIQQIARDYKVQIKFPDIEKPSISMDLGVQEKGKEKWRKTPKDLASNSIRKSDTIFISGQVENCKAATEALASLIPVTAEVHVPFNLHPYIIGHKGSGLRKLVKEFEVHIQILQPGRNSDIISIMGLAANVEQAKTKLQKRVKALQMEIEDRTLRNFKLILNLDPKCHAKITGHKGLLIAQICTEHDVTVRFPKKGSHEMQDQVTITGYKENTLAARDAIMRVLHKIEKTVSKEIPLNYQVRGNIIGFRGKTIHKIMDQYQVDIRVPPKGSYNPNITLTGLPDNVQKAIEHILNLEKYYLSADISHGSQQEHNKSVSLCNIAMTPSKSCVRKYVPCYAKTTTKLPDVDNCEHFPRLKQRMSSKTHTSKL, encoded by the coding sequence ATGAATTTCAAAACAAATTCTAGTCCACACCAAAATAGTTGTGTTCAAGAAGGAAATCATGATAGAAGTTCAGATGATGTGGTTGATATgtccacacatgaacacaaagtTACTGAACACCtggagaaaacaaataatcctGAAGAAACTGCAAAACCATCAAGCACCAATATTCCTCAGGCTGAGGAAGTTTCAAACCTCACTCAAGCTTTCCATGTACTGCTAGAGGAAGAAAATTATTTGATTCAATTTGGTGAAGGTACATTAGCAAAATTCTATGCACGTATCACAGAAAACACTGGTGTCAACTTAGAATCATCTTTTGTCAAAGAACAAGGTCTCTATATAACAGTATTTGGCAACCCAGGATCTGTCATAAAAGCTGagaatgaaatttttaaatggtGTCAAGAACAAGATTTAAGTCTCATTTCCAAACAAGAGCATTGCTTTGTAATAGACCAGACTGGAAAAAATACACTAAACTTGGAACAAGAAGCTAAAATAAATACTCATATCATACGTCCACATAAGCAGAGCAAATGTGTGAATCGTGTTGATGTAAATCAGGCAGAGTTGAAATCTTCAGATGGAAGCCAACCTACATCTGCCAAAAGTAGCAAAGATGATATCCAGACACtagaaatggagaaaatatttaattcccTGACTGCTGAGCCAAACCCTAAAGCAAGTGgcaacattttcaaagaaaaaaagggacatgTCCCCTTTCCACTGTCTAATGCCAATGAGACAGATACAGATATTAATAGAAGACAACTACATGTGGATCAGACCGATTGTTGTGAAAATGAGATGACTGAGAAGACAATCCCTGTAACTGAGGATGTGATTATGAACTTTCAAGGCAGTTGTACCATAGGTCTCAAAAGAAGTTTTCTGGAAGAGATCCTAGAAACAGCTGGAGGTTCAACAGAACACTCACCCTCAGAAAGCATGTTCAATTATATGACACACTATAGTGAGCCTGACAGTTCAGGGGAGGTAGTTAATGAAATCGATTgcaatgataatgataatgttgTTTCTTCCATCTCTGCCCCTTCTTGGCTACACAGGTTTATTATTGGTAAGAAAGGTGAGAATATAGCTGAGATAACAAATAGTGTGCCAAAAGTTCATATACACTTTACAGCTGAAGGCAAAATTATGTTGAAAGGGCCAATAGATGATGTAAATTATGCTCAAGAAAAATTTGACATCATTGTCAACGACCTACTTAATAGAATGGAATGTACTGAGATCAACGGTGACAGTAAGTTTTACAAGTACCTGATGGGGAATAATGGGGAAGTCCTAAATAGAATTACAGAGAAGAACCAAGTCTCTATCTCAGTGTTTcctgaaaatgaaacaaatcacTCAATCCGAATTGAGGGAGAATCTCTGGGTGTCCACCAGGCAAAAAGAGAACTCCTTGAGCTGGCTAATAATTTGCAAGAGGAGCACAGCCAAGACATAATCATCAAACACCAATTTCACCATATACTTATTGGGCAAAAAGGTGAAAGGGTCCGTGAAATCTGTAAGAAATTTCCTGATGTTATCCTCAATTTTCCACACCCTGCAGAGAAAAGTGATGTTGTCCAACTGATAGGGCCAAAACATGAGTCAGAAAAATGTGCACAGTATTTGGAGAATATGTTGAcagatattaaagaaaataactttTCTGTAAGTATTCCAGTCATAAAAAGGCTTCACAAAAGGATAGTTGGAAAAGGAGgttcaaacataaaaaaaatctctgaagcaACCAACACCGAGATTAGTTTTCCACCAGAAAACTGCGACTCAGAAGAGTTTATCATTACTGGATATCCAGAAAATTGTGAAATTGCACGTAACTGGATTCTTTCAATTCAGCAAGAGATAGTTGATACTGCAGAGGAGGAGATTTCCATTCCTCCTAATCTATACAAATATCTGACTCATCCCAAAGAATGTTTGATAAATTCAATCATAGAAGAATGTGGGAAGGTTTATCTGCATTTCCCAAAAAACAAGTCAGGCTTGCATAAAGTCATTATCATGGGCTCTGTTGAAAGTGTTGAAAAGACCAAAACAAAGCTTCTGAAACTTGCAGAAGACGAGCAAGCCAAGAGTTACTCTGGGACTGTCCATGTCAAATCACAATATCATCAATTCCTTGTGAATAAAAATGGGGGCAATATTTCCAAAATCTGTGAGGAGACTGGAACATGTGTCATTTTACCTAACCTTAAGAACAAGGATCAAGAATCCATAACTATTACAGGGACTGAAGAGGCTGTTAAAGAAGTGCAAAAACGACTAGAGGTTTTAGTTAAAGACTTAGAGAATGAGGTGGAGGATTACCTAATAATAAACAGGAAATTTCACCATTATTTTGTCATGCGGAGGGGCCAGCTTTTAAGAGAAATGGCAGAGGAGTATGGCGGTGTGGTTATTACATTCTCTTATGCAGGGAAACAGAGTACAAGAGTCACAATGAGAGGGGCAAAAGCTTGTGTTGAGGCAGCAAAAAAACACATTCAGGATATTTTTGAGCCTTTGGGCTCCCATGTTACAACACGGTATGTTATTCCCCAAAAGTTCCAACCTTTTCTCATGGGACCAATATGTTCACGAATTCAACAAATTGCTAGGGATTATAAAGTTCAAATCAAATTCCCAGACATAGAAAAGCCCAGCATAAGTATGGATCTAGGTgtgcaggaaaagggaaaagaaaagtggAGAAAGACCCCTAAAGATCTTGCTTCTAATTCCATAAGGAAAAGTGACACCATATTTATCTCAGGCCAAGTGGAAAATTGCAAGGCAGCTACTGAAGCTCTTGCATCTTTAATTCCTGTCACTGCTGAAGTCCATGTGCCCTTTAACCTACATCCTTATATCATTGGGCACAAAGGAAGTGGCTTACGTAAGCTAGTAAAGGAATTTGAAGTTCATATCCAGATATTACAACCTGGAAGAAATTCCGATATCATATCTATTATGGGTCTTGCAGCAAATGTAGAACAAGCCAAGACGAAATTACAAAAGCGAGTCAAGGCTTTAcaaatggaaatagaagatcGGACACTAAGAAATTTTAAGCTAATACTCAATCTAGATCCCAAATGTCATGCCAAGATCACTGGTCATAAGGGCTTACTAATTGCTCAGATTTGCACAGAACATGATGTTACTGTCCGTTTTCCAAAGAAAGGAAGCCATGAGATGCAAGACCAAGTCACTATTACGGGCTATAAAGAGAACACTCTAGCTGCtcgagatgcaatcatgagagtGTTGCATAAGATCGAAAAAACAGTGTCTAAGGAAATCCCACTAAACTACCAGGTTCGTGGAAATATTATTGGATTCCGTGGAAAAACCATCCATAAAATCATGGATCAATACCAAGTAGATATACGTGTACCTCCAAAAGGGTCCTATAACCCTAATATCACCTTGACTGGGCTTCCTGATAATGTACAGAAAGCGATTGAACATATCCTCAATCTTGAGAAGTACTATCTGTCAGCTGACATAAGCCATGGATCTCAGCAGGAGCATAATAAGAGTGTCTCCCTTTGCAATATAGCCATGACACCATCCAAGAGTTGTGTGAGAAAATATGTTCCCTGTTATGCTAAAACTACCACAAAGCTCCCAGATGTAGATAATTGTGAACACTTTCCAAGATTAAAACAACGAATGTCTTCTAAGACTCACACTTCAAAACTGTAA